From Oreochromis niloticus isolate F11D_XX linkage group LG14, O_niloticus_UMD_NMBU, whole genome shotgun sequence, one genomic window encodes:
- the folr gene encoding folate receptor, with protein sequence MWSVLALLLALSSGAMSLDKLNMCMDAKHHKTEPGPEGQLYQQCSPWRDNACCTANTSAEAHDDASYLYNFNWNHCGIMSKECKKHFIQDTCFYECSPHLGPWIQPVDQSWRKERILDVPLCKEDCETWWEDCKNDYTCKTNWHKGWDWSSGINKCPEGSKCSKWTDVFPTPKSMCEEIWSNSYIYTTYTKTSEKCMQLWFTGTNPNKKVAEYYLNNGQQQQSSALPTLLFLAVTSLSVMIH encoded by the exons ATGTGGTCCGTCTTGGCCTTGCTGCTTGCCCTCTCCAGTGGAGCCATGTCTCTGGACAAACTGAACATGTGTATGGATGCAAAACATCACAAAACAGAGCCTGGCCCTGAGGGACAACTGTACCAGCAG TGCTCTCCATGGCGAGATAATGCATGCTGCACAGCCAACACCTCTGCAGAAGCCCATGACGATGCTTCCTATCTCTACAACTTCAACTGGAATCACTGTGGTATTATGAGCAAGGAGTGCAAGAAACATTTCATCCAGGACACTTGTTTTTATGAGTGCTCACCACACTTGGGACCCTGGATACAACCA gtGGATCAGAGCTGGCGTAAGGAGCGCATCTTAGATGTGCCTTTGTGTAAGGAGGACTGTGAAACCTGGTGGGAAGACTGCAAGAACGATTACACCTGCAAAACTAACTGGCACAAGGGCTGGGACTGGAGCTCAG GTATCAACAAATGCCCTGAAGGCAGCAAGTGCAGTAAGTGGACTGATGTTTTCCCCACACCCAAATCCATGTGTGAAGAAATCTGGTCCAACTCTTATATCTATACCACGTACACCAAAACCTCTGAGAAATGCATGCAGCTCTGGTTCACCGGCACAAACCCCAACAAGAAGGTTGCTGAGTACTACCTCAACAATGGGCAGCAACAGCAAAGCTCTGCTCTGCCAACACTGCTCTTCCTGGCTGTCACATCTCTCTCTGTAATGATTCATTAA